In Pseudomonas sp. HR96, the DNA window TGCTTTCAGTTGGCCATCCTTGGCCCATCGACCCGTGAGTTGAACCATGAGCACCCTGACCCAGACCATCACCCGCAGCGCCAGCCAGCCTTCCGTCAAAGGCCCCGACACCCTGTTCACCGGCAACGTGCGTATCGACTACGCCTTCCAGCTGCAAGCCCCGGGCCGTGCCTGCGGCGCCATCGTCACCTTCGAACCGGGCGCGCGCACGTTCTGGCACGCCCACCCGCAGGGCCAGGTGCTGGTGGTGTTGAGCGGGGTCGGCTGGACCCAATGCGAAGGCGGCCCGCGCACTGAAATCCGTGCCGGCGACGTGGTCACCTGCGGCTGCGGCAAACGCCACTGGCATGGCGCTGCCGCGACCACGGCGATGTCGCACATGGCCGTGACCGAAACGGTGGATGGCAAGAACACCGACTGGATGGAGCCGGTGACCGACGAGCAGTACCTTGGGGGCGAGCTGGTGACCGATTGAGCCGACGGTTAGCCGCTGTCAGCGAGCCCCTGTCCGGCCGGGCGCGCGCGACAGGGCCAGGCCCAGCAGCAGGCCGCCGGCCAGTCCGCCGAGGTGGGCGCCGTTGTCGATGC includes these proteins:
- a CDS encoding cupin domain-containing protein encodes the protein MSTLTQTITRSASQPSVKGPDTLFTGNVRIDYAFQLQAPGRACGAIVTFEPGARTFWHAHPQGQVLVVLSGVGWTQCEGGPRTEIRAGDVVTCGCGKRHWHGAAATTAMSHMAVTETVDGKNTDWMEPVTDEQYLGGELVTD